Sequence from the Parasegetibacter sp. NRK P23 genome:
CTTACTGTTTGCTTCTTCTTTATTTGTGGGCGCTCAAAATAATGATTCTTTATTTATCGCTTCAGCATTGACGAAGTTGGAAAATTCTAAAGAATATACGTTAAAGGTAGCTGATCTCATGCCTGAACATCAATACGGTTTCCGGCCGACGAAAGAGGAAATGAGTTTTGGGGAGCAACTTTTACATATTTGCTCAAACCTAGGTTGGTTGAGTTCATCTTATTTATCGACAGGCAATAATCCTGTATCAAAGAAAGATAGCAATCTTCAAAACAAGGACAGTATTCGGAAGGTTGTGGTTGAGACGTATGATTATGCTATTGCTGTTTTGACTGGTTTTTCAGCTACTAATCTTTCTGACACAGTAAAATTCTTTGCGGGGCCAATGAGCAAGCTTCAGATAATTAATCTTTTAAGCGATCATCAGACGCATCATAGAGGTCAGTTGCTTGTTTATTTGCGGCTTTGTGGTTTGACACCTCCAAAGTATGTTGGCTGGTGAAACAGACGTTTCTGGCTGACAAAGACTTATTTTTTTTACCCGCTTACCAGCGGGCAACTAGCCCACAACAATAGTTTTGCAATATCCGGGTAAGACGGTAAACGTGAAGTATATTTTTTAAAGTAAATTCATTCACGGCAAGACTGTTTACGTTTTCAA
This genomic interval carries:
- a CDS encoding DinB family protein; the encoded protein is MRFLIVFILLFASSLFVGAQNNDSLFIASALTKLENSKEYTLKVADLMPEHQYGFRPTKEEMSFGEQLLHICSNLGWLSSSYLSTGNNPVSKKDSNLQNKDSIRKVVVETYDYAIAVLTGFSATNLSDTVKFFAGPMSKLQIINLLSDHQTHHRGQLLVYLRLCGLTPPKYVGW